AATACATTCCAAAGTTGGCAAGTGGTGAGTGGAAATCAGCATATTGTTTAACAGAACCAAGTGCAGGTTCTGATGCTAATTCAGGAAAAACAAATGCAAAACTTTCTGCTGATGGGAAACATTATATTTTGAACGGACAAAAGATGTGGATTACCAATGGTGGATTTGCAGACATCTACACTGTTTTTGCAAAAATTGATGACGATGAAAACTTATCAGCGTTTATCGTAGAAAAAACTTTTGGTGGAATTTCATTAAACCCGGAAGAACACAAAATGGGAATTAAAGGAAGTTCAACGCGACAAGTATTCTTTAACGATTGCAAAGTTCCGGTTGAAAATTTATTGTCGGACAGACAAAATGGATTTAAGATTGCCGTAAACATTTTGAATCTTGGTCGTGTGAAACTTGCAGGTGCAGCCATTGGTGGAAGTAAAGAAACAAATACAAAATCTATTCAATATGCAAACGAGCGTAATCAATTCGGCAGACCGATTGCGAAATACGGAGCTATTCGTCATAAATTAGCAGAACAAGCGATTCGAATTTATGCTGGGGAGTCTGCAATCTATCGTGCAAGTCAGAATATTGAAGATGCAACAAAAGCTTTGATTGCTGGCGGAATGGATGAAGCAAAAGCAAAACTAAAAGGCGTTGAACAATTTGCTGTGGAAGCGGCCATCGTAAAAGTGCATGGATCAGAAGTATTGGATTATGTGGTAGATGAAGGTGTTCAAATTTACGGAGGGATGGGATACAGCGCAGAAGCTCCAATGGACAGAGCCTATCGTGATGCACGTATCAACCGTATTTTCGAAGGAACAAATGAAATCAACAGAATGTTAACGGTTGATATGATGTTGAAGCGTGCCATGAAAGGCGAATTGGATTTGATGGGACCCGCACAAGCAGTTGCTGCAGAGTTGATGGGCATACCTGATTTCTCTACTTCAGAAACAACAACGTTCTCAAACGAGAAAAAATATGTAACCGGATTTAAAAAATCGGTTTTGATGGTGGCTGGTGCTGCTGTTCAGAAATTAATGATGCAGCTTGGAAAAGAGCAGGAAATTTTGATGAACATAGCCGACATGATTATTGAAACCTATGTTTGTGAATCAGTGTTATTACGTGTAGAAAAGTTGGTAAGCATTAAAGGAGAAGACGCTTGCAAAGTTCAACTGGACATGATGCGTGTTTACATCAACGATGCTGCGGACAGAATTCATAAATCAGGGAAAGAAGCCATCAACACCTTTGCAACAGGCGATG
This sequence is a window from Bacteroidota bacterium. Protein-coding genes within it:
- a CDS encoding acyl-CoA dehydrogenase family protein, with product MSLKGGEFLIKETEAKDVFIPEEWNEEQLMIAQTCHDFLAQNVWDKLDRIDAQEEGLMVDLLNKAGELGLLGISVPEEYGGFGKDFTTSMLATEILGAGHSFAVAISAHTGIGTLPILYYGTKEQKAKYIPKLASGEWKSAYCLTEPSAGSDANSGKTNAKLSADGKHYILNGQKMWITNGGFADIYTVFAKIDDDENLSAFIVEKTFGGISLNPEEHKMGIKGSSTRQVFFNDCKVPVENLLSDRQNGFKIAVNILNLGRVKLAGAAIGGSKETNTKSIQYANERNQFGRPIAKYGAIRHKLAEQAIRIYAGESAIYRASQNIEDATKALIAGGMDEAKAKLKGVEQFAVEAAIVKVHGSEVLDYVVDEGVQIYGGMGYSAEAPMDRAYRDARINRIFEGTNEINRMLTVDMMLKRAMKGELDLMGPAQAVAAELMGIPDFSTSETTTFSNEKKYVTGFKKSVLMVAGAAVQKLMMQLGKEQEILMNIADMIIETYVCESVLLRVEKLVSIKGEDACKVQLDMMRVYINDAADRIHKSGKEAINTFATGDEQRAMLMGLKRFTKTEPLNTTEARRNVSAKLIAENKYCF